The nucleotide sequence TCAGCGCGGGCAACGAGATCTACGCCGTACCGGCCAACATCCACCGCGGCAACGTGCTGTGGTACAACGCGCGGCTGCTGGCGGACAACGGCATTGAGCCGCCGACCACCCTCGACGAATTTTTCGCCGCCTGCGACAAGCTCAAGGCTGCGGGTGTGACCCCGCTGGCGCTCTCCTCGCGCAACAAGTGGCCGGTGTCCCACCTGTTTGAGACGCTGCTGCTCGGCGTGGGCGGGCCCGAGTTTTACCGCGATTTGTTCGCGGGCAAAATCGCCTGGACCGACGAGCGGGTCAAAGGGGCGCTGCAGGCGCTGTCCAAAATGGTCGGCTTTGCCAACTCCGACCATGCGGCCCTGACCTGGGATCAGGCCAGCGGCAAGCTGGTGGCGGGCCAGGCCGCGTTCAACGTGATGGGCGACTGGGCCAAGGGCTATTTTATGACCAACCAGTGGCAGCCCGGGCAGGACTTCGGCGCGATCCCCTCCCCAGGCACTGACGGGATGTTCATCGTGATCACCGACACCTTCGGCATCCCCAAGGACGCGCCGCACGCGGCGATGGCCCGGGAGTTCCTTAAGGTAGTGGGTTCGGCCGAGGGCCAGACCGCGTTCAACCTCAAGAAGGGCTCGATCCCCGCGCGCGTTGACGCGCCGGCTGACCAGTTTGACCAGATCGCCGTGCGCTTTATGTCCGACTTTGCCAAGGACACATTGGTGCCCAGCTGCGCCCACGGCTCGGCGGTCAAGGAGCGTTTCGCCACGGCGCTCAGTGACGAGCTGAGCGTTTTTATCCACAAGCTGGACGTGGACGCCGCGGCCCTGGCGCTGGAGGCCGCTGCCAAAGACGCCGGAGTAAGGCCGGAGTAATCCGGCGGGCGCGATGAGGCACGCGCGGCGCGACCGGCTGCTGTCATTGGCGCTGGTGGCGCCCTCGTGCCTGCTGCTGCTGCTGTTTGTTTACGGCTTCATCGGCTGGTCGGGCTGGATCTCGATGACCGACTGGGAGGGCATCTCGCCCGAGCTGAAGTTCGTCGGGTTCGAGCAGTACGAACGGCTGCTGCACCACGATCGTTTCCAGCGCGACCTGGTCAACACCGGCGTGTTCACGCTGCTGTTCCTGGCGGGCAACCTGTTCCTCGGGTTGCTGCTGGCAGTGCTGCTCGACCGCAAGCTGCGCGGCGAGTCGTTCTTCCGCAGCCTGTTTCTGTTTCCGATGTCGGTCTCGTTCGTGGTCACGGGCACGATCTGGGTCTGGGTCTTCAACCCGCAGTCCGGGCTCAATCGAATCTTCGCGGCCCTGGGATTCGACGTGAGCGACTGGGGCTGGATCACCGACCCCAAAATGGCGCTGACCTGCGTGGCCCTGGCCGCGATCTGGCAGATGGCCGGGTTCACCATGGCCCAATATCTGGCCGGGCTGCGCGGCATTGCAATGGAGCAGCGCGAGGCCGCGCGCATTGACGGGGCCAACGAGGCCCAGGTCTTCCGCCACGTGCTGCTGCCCCAGCTTTGGCCGATCACCGTGGGCGCGATCGTGGTGCTGGGGCACATCTCGCTTAAAATCTTCGACCTGGTCTACGTGATGACTCAGGGCGGGCCCGCGCGCGCCACGGACGTGCCCGGGATCTTCATGTTCGAGGTGACCTTCGCCAACCAGTTCCTGGCGCGCGGCGCGGCAATCGGCGTGGTGATGCTGTTGATGGTGGCGCTGCTGATCGTGCCCTACCTGGTCTACGCCAGGTCGATGGACGCCCGCTGATGGCGAAGGTCGCGCGCGGCCGTACGCTGTGGGCCTACCTTTTGTTGGGGCTGGCCGCCGCGTTGTTCATCACGCCGCTGTACGTGATGTTCGCCACCTCGGTCAAGGGCCTGGCCGACGCCCAGGGCTCGAGCATGTGGGCGCTGCCCAGCGCGCTGTCGTTCGAGGGGTTTGCCGAGGCCGGGTCGCGGATGTGGCGCGGAGTACTCAACAGCCTGCTGCTGACGATCCCGGCCACGCTGCTCTCGTGCATCGTCGGCTCGCTCAACGGCTACTGCCTTTCCAAGTGGAAGTTCCGCGGCTCGGAGTGGCTGTTCACCCTGGTGCTGTTCGGGATGTTCATTCCCTACCAGAGCGTGCTGATCCCGCTGGTGCTGTTCATGCGCAAGATCGGACTCTATAACTCGCTTTTCGGGCTGATCCTGGTACACGTTATCTACGGCGTGCCGATCACCACGCTGATCTTCCGCAACTACTACGCCACAGTGCCCGACGAGCTGATCGAGGCCGGACGCATCGACGGCGCGGGCCTGCTCAAAATCTACTGGTACGTGTTCCTGCCGGTGAGTTTGCCGGCGTTTGCCGTGGTGGCGATCTGGCAGTTCACCAACATTTGGAACGAGTTCCTCTTTGCCGTGACCCTGGTGGGCGACCCGCGCGCCCAGCCGGTGACCGTGGCCCTGCAGAACCTCGGCGGCAGCATGATCAGCCGCTGGAACGTGCAGATGGCCGGAGCGCTGATCGCCTCGGCCCCCACGCTGTTGGTCTACGTGCTGCTGGGGCGCTACTTTGTCGGCGGGATGATGGCCGGATCCGTTAAAGGTTAGCCCGGATAATTCAGGAAGCTTCTACTGCGGCGCACAGTCCGTTATAGATCGAGCGGTTTTCAGAGGTGGCGCCGCGCATGGCGCAGACGCGCGCGGCCAGGCACAGCGCTGATTGCAATGCCTCGGAGAGCGGCTTGCGGCGTAGGATGGCCGCGATCATCGCCGCGCTGAACGCGTCGCCTGCCCCCACCGTATCGACCAGTTCGACTTCGCCCGGCGGCTCGGCGCTAAATACCTCGCAATCGTTTGGCACAAGCAGCGCGCCGTGCGCTCCCAATGTGAGCACCACCAGCTCGATGGCGCGCGATTTCATCAGCTCGCGGCAGAGCGCCTCGGGCTCGCCGGGTCCGGGCGCGATGCGTTGCAGCTCGTCGAGGTTGAGCTTGACCCAGCGCGCGCGGCCGAGCATCTGTCCCAGCAGTTCTGATTCCCACCACGGGGCGCGCAGGTTCACGTCGAGGAACAGCGGTACGTCCGGCAGTTCGCGGATCAGCGCATGGAGCGTGGCGCGCGAGACCGCGCTGCGTGCGGCCAACGAGCCGTGGTAGATCAGATCCGGTTGTGCATCAGCCAGGAGCTCGACGATCGGCCCGAGCTCGATGTGGTCGAATGCGCGGTCCTCGAGCACCTCGAAGTGCGGCTCGTTGCGCTCGATCCGCACCCGCACCTCGCCGGTGGGGCGGCGTGCATCGCGCTGCACGCCTGAAACG is from Candidatus Alcyoniella australis and encodes:
- a CDS encoding carbohydrate kinase — translated: MVDRQQIYRPLIFGEVLFDIFPDGRQVLGGAPFNVAWHLRGLGLDPLLVSRVGSDQRGEQILQRMAAWGLDVSGVQRDARRPTGEVRVRIERNEPHFEVLEDRAFDHIELGPIVELLADAQPDLIYHGSLAARSAVSRATLHALIRELPDVPLFLDVNLRAPWWESELLGQMLGRARWVKLNLDELQRIAPGPGEPEALCRELMKSRAIELVVLTLGAHGALLVPNDCEVFSAEPPGEVELVDTVGAGDAFSAAMIAAILRRKPLSEALQSALCLAARVCAMRGATSENRSIYNGLCAAVEAS
- a CDS encoding ABC transporter substrate-binding protein — encoded protein: MRTIRLLVSILLVFALLALVGCGKSEPQQAVAPEPGQEAQAAADQSEVILFSWWTAGGEAEGLQALVDQFNAMHPQVKVINAAVAGGAGTNAKAVLMTRMMGGDPPDSFQVHGGAELLHTWVEPGLMQPLTALYDEQGWREKFPAGLIQIVSAGNEIYAVPANIHRGNVLWYNARLLADNGIEPPTTLDEFFAACDKLKAAGVTPLALSSRNKWPVSHLFETLLLGVGGPEFYRDLFAGKIAWTDERVKGALQALSKMVGFANSDHAALTWDQASGKLVAGQAAFNVMGDWAKGYFMTNQWQPGQDFGAIPSPGTDGMFIVITDTFGIPKDAPHAAMAREFLKVVGSAEGQTAFNLKKGSIPARVDAPADQFDQIAVRFMSDFAKDTLVPSCAHGSAVKERFATALSDELSVFIHKLDVDAAALALEAAAKDAGVRPE
- a CDS encoding sugar ABC transporter permease, which encodes MRHARRDRLLSLALVAPSCLLLLLFVYGFIGWSGWISMTDWEGISPELKFVGFEQYERLLHHDRFQRDLVNTGVFTLLFLAGNLFLGLLLAVLLDRKLRGESFFRSLFLFPMSVSFVVTGTIWVWVFNPQSGLNRIFAALGFDVSDWGWITDPKMALTCVALAAIWQMAGFTMAQYLAGLRGIAMEQREAARIDGANEAQVFRHVLLPQLWPITVGAIVVLGHISLKIFDLVYVMTQGGPARATDVPGIFMFEVTFANQFLARGAAIGVVMLLMVALLIVPYLVYARSMDAR
- a CDS encoding carbohydrate ABC transporter permease gives rise to the protein MAKVARGRTLWAYLLLGLAAALFITPLYVMFATSVKGLADAQGSSMWALPSALSFEGFAEAGSRMWRGVLNSLLLTIPATLLSCIVGSLNGYCLSKWKFRGSEWLFTLVLFGMFIPYQSVLIPLVLFMRKIGLYNSLFGLILVHVIYGVPITTLIFRNYYATVPDELIEAGRIDGAGLLKIYWYVFLPVSLPAFAVVAIWQFTNIWNEFLFAVTLVGDPRAQPVTVALQNLGGSMISRWNVQMAGALIASAPTLLVYVLLGRYFVGGMMAGSVKG